The Columba livia isolate bColLiv1 breed racing homer chromosome 13, bColLiv1.pat.W.v2, whole genome shotgun sequence genome has a segment encoding these proteins:
- the SDR42E1 gene encoding short-chain dehydrogenase/reductase family 42E member 1, with translation MKQENAAKERVLITGGGGYFGFRLGCALYQKGVDVILFDVVKPRQTVPEGIKFMQGDVCCLSEVEGALRDVICVFHIASYGMSGREQLNRKLIEDVNVKGTENVIQACKSTGVSGLVYTSTYNVIFGGQIIENGDESLPYLPLHLHPDHYSRTKSLAEMKVLEANGAELGNGKGVLRTCALRPAGIYGPGEQRHLPRIVSYIERGLFKFVYGDPLSLVEFVHVDNLVQAHILASEALKANKKHIAAGQAYFISDGRPVNNFEFFRPLVEGLGYKFPTCRLPLSLVYFFAFLTEVVHFLVGHIYNFQPLLTRTEVYKTGVTHYFSMEKARKELGYEPQQYSLNEVVEWFRSQGRGPKPRKYTVVHLIRDGGFLLLLIAVIVSWFPSAVTFTA, from the exons ATGAAACAAGAAAACGCTGCCAAGGAAAGAGTCCTCATCACCGGAGGAGGCGGCTATTTTGGCTTCCG TTTAGGTTGTGCCCTATACCAAAAGGGAGTTGATGTGATTCTCTTTGATGTCGTGAAGCCACGTCAAACCGTGCCAGAGGGAATAAAGTTCATGCAAGGGGATGTCTGTTGCCTGTCTGAAGTGGAAGGGGCTCTCAGAGATGTAATCTGCGTATTCCATATCGCTTCCTATGGAATGTCTGGCAGGGAGCAGCTGAACCGAAAACTCATTGAAGATGTTAATGTGAAAGGAACGGAAAATGTCATCCAAGCCTGCAAGAGCACAGGAGTGTCAGGTCTGGTTTATACAAGTACATATAACGTGATATTTGGAGGCCAGATTATAGAAAATGGGGACGAATCTCTGCCTTACCTACCTCTTCaccttcatccagatcactaCTCCCGGACCAAATCTTTAGCTGAAATGAAGGTGCTGGAGGCAAATGGTGCTGAGCTTGGAAATGGGAAAGGGGTGTTAAGGACTTGTGCTCTCCGGCCAGCAGGTATCTATGGGCCTGGGGAACAAAGGCATCTTCCAAGAATAGTGAGTTACATTGAAAGGGGACTGTTTAAATTTGTATACGGAGATCCTCTTAGTTTAGTAGAATTTGTACATGTAGACAATCTAGTTCAGGCTCATATCCTTGCCTCTGAGGCCCTCAAAGCCAACAAAAAGCACATAGCTGCGGGCCAAGcctattttatttcagatggcAGGCCTGTAAATAACTTTGAATTTTTCCGACCTTTAGTAGAAGGTTTGGGTTACAAGTTCCCAACCTGTcgtctccctctctcccttgTCTATTTTTTTGCATTCCTTACTGAAGTAGTTCATTTTCTTGTAGGTCACATTTATAActttcagcctctcctcactCGCACGGAGGTTTACAAAACTGGCGTCACACATTATTTTAGCATGGAGAAGGCCAGAAAAGAGCTGGGGTATGAGCCTCAGCAGTACAGCCTGAATGAAGTGGTTGAGTGGTTTAGATCTCAGGGACGTGGACCAAAGCCGAGAAAATACACAGTTGTGCATCTTATTAGGGATGGAGGATTCCTCCTGCTGCTGATTGCTGTGATAGTCTCGTGGTTTCCATCTGCAGTTACATTTACAGCCTGA
- the HSD17B2 gene encoding 17-beta-hydroxysteroid dehydrogenase type 2: protein MDALASSTLGWLYVGVTTLFGVTMLFVAKRSPIEKRNVLVWSLLPMALALLCAATLGAAGGLGVLCATSIISAVYLGARTMLPVGDKAVLITGSDTGFGHALAKYLDNLGFVVFAGVLNKDGPGAEELRQTCSRRLSLLQLDITNATQVKEAYVKVSEKVQNTGLWGVVNNAGVLGLPADGELLPMSMYRQCMEVNFFGAVEVSKTFLPLLRKSQGRLVNICSMAGGIPLPKYAAYGASKAALSMFSGVMRQELSKWGVKVAAIHPSGFRTGILGTSELWDKQEKELLENLPADTRQDYGEDYLLGLKSYLPQLVPHCNTDLSPVLSAILHALLARRPHGLYTPGRGAYIFLCIFCYFPLWFYDFFSSRMPSTESVPRALRTWEAERKHF, encoded by the exons ATGGATGCTCttgccagcagcaccctgggatGGCTCTATGTGGGTGTCACCACTCTTTTTGGGGTGACCATGCTCTTTGTGGCCAAGAGGAGCCCGATAGAGAAAAGGAACGTGCTGGTCTGGAGCCTCCTGCCCATGGCACTGGCGCTGCTGTGCGCGGCCACGCTGGGCGCTGCTGGGGGACTGGGGGTGCTTTGTGCCACGAGCATCATCTCCGCTGTGTACCTGGGCGCTAGGACAATGCTGCCCGTGGGTGACAAAGCTGTGCTCATCACAG GAAGCGACACTGGGTTTGGACATGCACTGGCTAAATACCTGGATAACTtaggttttgttgtgtttgctgGAGTTTTGAATAAGGATGGACCTGGAGCTGAGGAACTGCGACAAACCTGTTCTCGGAGACTCTCTCTCCTGCAACTGGACATAACCAATGCCACCCAAGTCAAGGAAGCCTATGTAAAAGTCTCAGAGAAGGTGCAAAATACAG GACTCTGGGGAGTGGTGAACAATGCGGGGGTCCTGGGTTTGCCGGCCGATGGTGAGCTGCTGCCCATGAGCATGTACAGGCAGTGCATGGAGGTGAACTTCTTCGGGGCTGTGGAGGTGTCCAAGACCTTCTTACCATTACTTCGAAAATCCCAGGGGAGGCTGGTTAACATATGCAGCATGGCAG GAGGCATTCCACTACCAAAGTATGCTGCGTACGGTGCGTCAAAAGCAGCTCTGTCCATGTTTTCTGGGGTAATGAGACAAGAGCTTTCCAAATGGGGAGTTAAAGTTGCTGCAATTCATCCATCAGGCTTCCGAACAG GTATCCTGGGTACCTCTGAACTGTGGGATAAGCAAGaaaaggagctgctggagaatCTCCCAGCAGACACAAGGCAAGACTATGGTGAGGACTATCTCCTGGGGCTGAAGAGCTACCTCCCGCAGCTGGTCCCGCACTGCAACACCGACCTCTCCCCCGTGCTGAGTGCCATCCTGCACGCCTTGCTGGCCAGGAGACCACACGGCTTGTACACCCCCGGTAGAGGGGCTTATATATTCCTCTGCATCTTCTGCTACTTTCCCCTCTGGTTCTATGACTTTTTCAGTAGCAGGATGCCGAGTACCGAGTCTGTCCCGAGGGCACTGAGAACGTGGGAAGCCGAGCGCAAGCATTTCTAA